DNA from Serinibacter salmoneus:
AACCCGTCCGTCGCTTGCCCCGAACTGGGCCGGGTGTCCGCGGTGAGGCTTGAGACGGAACGCGCCAAAGCCGGTCATCGAGACGACCGTGCCCGATCGCAGGTGGTCTCCGATAATCGCCGTGAACGCTTCGTAGGCTTGCGCGCTTTCTCTGGCGCTCAGCCCGGTACGCGCTCGCAATTCGTGAATGAGTGCGCGCTTGGAAACGCGAGGGGCAGTCGTCATCTTTGTGTTCCTATTTCTTGTGAGGGTGTGAGTGCCGGAGCCCATCCCGGCTTGGGGCAGCCCCTGGTCACGGGGCTCGGGGTTGGATCGTGTAGAGGCAGGCCCGTCAGGCCCGCAGAGTGCCGCGCACCGCGCGAGCCTGCCGGCCAGAGAGCGCGTGGCCGGCGAGGCAGGCGCGAAGCCGCTCCTGGGGCACGCCGGAGGCGAGCGCGATCGTCGCCAGCGTCACGTCGCGACGCCGCAGGAGGGACCGCAGCTCGCCCGTGGACAGGATCTGCCGGGTCATGAGATCCGCTCCAGACCCGTGAATCCCATCGTGCGGGAGTTACCGTTAATGCAGGTCTGGTACATGAGGTCATAACCGTCCGGCAGAACGCTGATACCGTCGGTGTACCAGTTCATCCAGGCCACTACTCCGAGCACCTTGTAGACGCCGTCGTATTGGCCGCCTTCAATGCGGACAATGGCGCCGGGAGTGCGCGGGAACCGCCAGCCCTCTGCGCAGGTCCAGTGACGGGTGATGACCGGCTTTCCGTATCCCGCCGTCTGGTCCACGGAGCCGTCCAGGCACCAATCCAGCTCCTCTTGCCAGCCAGAGGCGACGATCCTCTCGACGTGATCGATCTGCAGTGCAGGCTCGGGCTCAGGCTCAGGTGCCGACTTGGACTTGGCGGACTGCGACGAGGTGGGCTGCTGCGTGGACTGCTGCGACGGGGTGGTCTCAGTCTCCCGAGCCCGACGGGCCTCCTCAGCCTTCGCCTCAGCCTGGCGTGCTGCCTCAGCCTGGCGTGCTGCCTCAGCCTGACGTGCTGCCTCAGCCTTCGCCTCAGCCTGACGCGCTGCCTCGGCTTGCCGAGCCTCCTCGGCCTCGCGGGCCTCTCGCGCCTGGCGAGCGCGGTCCTGCTCGGCCAGCACCATGTCATGTGCGCCGGCAACGGCGTCAGCCACCCGCTCGATCTCCTCGACCGTGGTCTCACCCGAGCCGCCCTCGATCAACGCGGCGGCGTGGCTGATGACGGCGTCGAGGTCCTTTGTCGAGACGTCCTCGGTCGGCTCGAATGCGATGGCATCGTCCAGGACACCCTGCAGCTCCTGCAGCGACTCCCAGACCGCTTGGCGACTGTGTGCGTCTCCGAGCGCGGTCAACCGCGAGGTTGCCGCGCCATCTACGCGCGCGTGGTGTGCGTCCGCCATCGCGGTGTAGCGGGCCGCGGTCACGCGGTGGACCCGCACGCGGCGTTCCTGGTCGGCGTGGGCCTGCTGGATGTACTCCACGGTGCGCTGCTCCGCGCGCGCGTGATGGGCTTCGATCGCCTCGGTAGCGATCGTGCCGGTGGCAAACACGGCGGCGAGGGCGCCTGCGACGGCGAGGCGACGAGAGGTTCGACGGTTCATGATCGGGGGTCCTATCTGGTTGTTGTGGGGTTCTTGTTGGTCAGGGTGTGACGCCGCGTGCGGCGAGCCAGCTGAGCGGTTCTGTCGTGGAGCCGTCGGGCAGGTACACGGAGAAGTGCAAGTGAGGGCCGGTGGAGTAGCCCTCGTTGCCGACGCCGGCGATCACCTCACCGACCTGGACCTGCTGGCCGGAGCTCACGTAGATGCCCGCGCTGGACATGTGGTTGTAGGAGGTGGCGGTGCCATCGGCGTGCCGGAGGACGACGATTCCGCCGGAGTGGGTGCCCCAGTCGCCGTACCCGACGTGCTCGACGACGCCGGCCTGCACGGCACGGATCGGCGTGCCCAGCGGGGCTGCGAAGTCCAAGCCGTTGTGGAAGGAGGAGCACCCCGAACAGGGGGGCGTACGCGGGCCGTACGTGCTGCTGATCCGGTACGACCCCGGGTCCACGGGCGAAACCGTCGTACCGGCCTCGGAGACCCGAGCCCCCTCGCCTCGCAGGGCCTCGGCGCGTGAAGCCACCTGCGCCTGACG
Protein-coding regions in this window:
- a CDS encoding HU family DNA-binding protein; its protein translation is MTTAPRVSKRALIHELRARTGLSARESAQAYEAFTAIIGDHLRSGTVVSMTGFGAFRLKPHRGHPAQFGASDGRVPDYNVVTFKASDTFRRTLPRSG
- a CDS encoding M23 family metallopeptidase, coding for MRTPARHSHASRWGIATAFALALAIATPATAQAALLAPDVPIPASTVLVGGGELPWQAATVEVTSAEEVRAARAAEIEAARQAQVASRAEALRGEGARVSEAGTTVSPVDPGSYRISSTYGPRTPPCSGCSSFHNGLDFAAPLGTPIRAVQAGVVEHVGYGDWGTHSGGIVVLRHADGTATSYNHMSSAGIYVSSGQQVQVGEVIAGVGNEGYSTGPHLHFSVYLPDGSTTEPLSWLAARGVTP